The nucleotide window CAGTCAATATTCCTTAAATTGTCACTTCTTACACTGACAGACTTATTAACCTTGAATTACCTTATATGTATATCTTGTTCTCTGTTAACCTGTCTATTTGTGGTGGAACTGGTACAGAAGAGGACTGAGCAGGGTTGGCACGAAAAGAATGACCGAATGAGCATCTGATGAGATTAGCCTTTAAAAAGGGACAGTCAGACAGCGAGAGGAGCACCACTAGAGAGAAACCTCCAAACTCATCAGACACACTGAAGCCTCAACAAAAGGTGAGATTAAACTGCACTTTTCTCAGCTCTTCAGCTAGGGATCTGAGGCTTTTACAGCTTTTATAAGATGTAGGATTTCATATTCATCATGCTCAGACAGAGTAATAGATGTTTCGTTTTCTGAAATGAGACCTGGTCTGTGCCAGCCTTCCTGCTGATACTGTTCCACTGTCGCTGTTTTAACAATGCCTGAAGGTCCTTTTACTGACTGATTTGGATGAACTAAGAGAAGTTTTTTATCTTTGGCTTGACTTTTGTTTGATGGTAGCAGAGGAATCTGTAAGGACAAGAAGAGTTTTTTCTGCACCTTTAGTCaacagttcaaagtgctttacatatgACATAAAAATACACTAAGACaagatacaaaaaataaaacagatccAACAAGAGCCTTAAAATTGCAGAATATATTAGTAGTGGCAAACAGAAAAGTTTAAAGCCTAAGTTTAAAAGAGCTGAGAGTTGCAGGGAACTAATTTCTTTcgttttttccctctttctccctctctcttttccccctctcttctccttctcgtTTTCTCCCTCGTTTCaggtaacaaaacaaaatggcaGACGTAGCAACTCCCGCTGACAAGAAGGCTCCTCCCAAATTCAAGCAGAGGGCCATGCGCACCTTCAAGAGCAAAGCCCCTAAACCAGGCCAGAAAGGGTACGATGGATTTAAGATAAAGAAGTCTTTTCTTTATCTGAAAAGAAGTTTCCTTGTCTCTCTCAGTTTGAACTCATCAGAGCTTTGTGTCTCATCCATTCAGATTCGGAGATGACATCCCCGGCATGGAGGGTCTTGGCACCGACATCACAGTGATCTGCCCATGGGAAGCCTTCGGGGACATGGAGCTCAGTGACCTGGCGAAATATGGAATAGTTTAGTCCTCTTTCCTCTGCCTTTACCCCTCTTGCCATTATTGTCCCTCATGTGTTCCtactgttgataaaacagcagaaaatctGCAACTCGTGTGCTGCAGAGAGGAGGCAGCCTTTGATGACTTAGAGGTCTGACCTGGAAAACAAAATCCAGAGCTTCTTTCTTGTCACACACTTTATTTGCCCTTGCCTTTCCACCAATCCTCCCTGTTCCTTTTCTACTTCTTTTCATCATGGGTTAGTGTTAGCAGCTCTGGACCTGAGATTGTGCTTTCCACAGcggaaaaaattaattaaatggaGTATATATTTTGTAAGTATTTGAGAAGGTTTGATATCTGTTATTGTGATATCCTGGAGCTGCTCTACTCTTCTCCTGTCCCCCCTTTTGTCCTCAGAGCTGCTGATTCAGCATGCAAAGATATCTATTTTGTGTAATTAGCaaatcaaatgttattttttatgtgaaagTCTATGTTGCACTTCAATCTATTTTGTCAGTGGAAAGAAACAATTCCATAAAGACAATAAATGTTATATGTTCCACAGAACTTCATGTCTATGAGTCCTTTTTCTTATTAACACAGAAAAACTGGTAGGAAAAAGCAATAACAAGTACATAGATGTTGTTTGGCCTTTTGTGTCTTTCACTGGTCATATTTTCTGGCTTCATCTGATACACTATTTGCATAATAATGCACTTCACTCATCACAACTCCTTATGTGGACATCATTCTTTAAGTTTCCACTCTTGAATATCATTGAATTATTATTCATTCAAATTCTCAAAATAAATCTGACTTCAAGGACAGAGGATAAGAGAAAATAGAAGGCACAGTGCGGCTGCCATGGAAACCAAACCTGCTCATTCATAGAAATTACACAGTCTCCTTTTTTCACAAGAGAATGGTTTGAAAGAGAAGAtgacattttagttttaatgtcagcagaaacacagcagcaaatCCCATATTATGCTGAGCAATTAACATCAAGTTATTGGCTGTTATATAAAtctaacattttacattttaaaggagTAAGACAACTTAAGAGATAATCTGTCCAAAAATACCAATTATCAAACATTGTAATATTGTTAGCGGTGCAACCTCTAAGAAAATCATGAACCACTAGACAAAGAAAAATCTCAatcaaaatataacaaacaGTATAAAGAGGTTTGCAGTCGTAGTTATTGAGTAGCTCTTCATTATCAGTGACCTGAAGATGAGTGGTGGAGCAATGGTagagcacagaggaggaaacaagaagaaaaattagTACAGGGCTGTGTTGGTGATTAAGGAGGaaattcaaaaagaaaaaactaaaaaagtggGTTTAAGTTCTTCCATATTTTACCAAACTGGTGGTGAAGGAGTGGGAACAGTGGCTAAAACTGACTATAATGAGTGGAAGGATCCATGAACGCTGGATCTGATGATCACTGGAGGCTAATGGGGCAGAGAAAGACTGGATCGATCATACACTGAAATgacagctgacagcagcagagaagCAACAATTCTAAAAGTTTGACACCAACGAGATGATTGACTCACAGgggtcaagtc belongs to Scomber scombrus chromosome 2, fScoSco1.1, whole genome shotgun sequence and includes:
- the LOC133997422 gene encoding retinal cone rhodopsin-sensitive cGMP 3',5'-cyclic phosphodiesterase subunit gamma-like; translation: MADVATPADKKAPPKFKQRAMRTFKSKAPKPGQKGFGDDIPGMEGLGTDITVICPWEAFGDMELSDLAKYGIV